The genome window GGCGCTGGTCAGAGGGGTGCGTTGACAGAAACTCAGCTGGTTTTTTACCGCCACTGGCTTGCGACATGCGGGTCCAGAAACCAACGGCTTCCTTTGGATCGTAACCGGCAATGGACATAAAGATCAGTCCCAGCTTATCGGCTTCCGATTCCTGGCTGCGGCTATGCGGCAAGGCCCGTAGCACTTGATAACCCACCGGGGCCGCTGCCCCAACGGCTTGCAGCAACAAGGCATTGGTCTGGCTGCGTTGCGATTGCGATAGGGTTCCCAACACCAGTTGTCCGCCCTGAATCAGTCCGTTGGCGAGCAGTCCTTCACTCATTCGTTCGTTGCCGTGCTCAGCAATGGCGTGCGATACTTCGTGACCCATAACGGTAGCAATCCCCGCTTCATTCTGGCAAATGGGCATAATCCCCGTATAGAAAGCAACTTTTCCACCGGGCATACACCAGGCGTTCACCTGCGGGCTCTGGATTAAGTTAAATTCCCACTGAAAACCATTCAGACGGCTCGCAAAATTATTGGCATTCATGTAG of Tellurirhabdus bombi contains these proteins:
- a CDS encoding M48 family metallopeptidase; amino-acid sequence: MKRTVIATLLIGLIIGCQKVPLSGRSQLRLVPSSQLLPLSFSNYKEVLDTSRVVRSGEQAEMVRRVGARIQRAVESYMNANNFASRLNGFQWEFNLIQSPQVNAWCMPGGKVAFYTGIMPICQNEAGIATVMGHEVSHAIAEHGNERMSEGLLANGLIQGGQLVLGTLSQSQRSQTNALLLQAVGAAAPVGYQVLRALPHSRSQESEADKLGLIFMSIAGYDPKEAVGFWTRMSQASGGKKPAEFLSTHPSDQRRIRDIQSQIPDAMKYFNKKY